Proteins found in one Syngnathus acus chromosome 9, fSynAcu1.2, whole genome shotgun sequence genomic segment:
- the lrrtm4l2 gene encoding leucine-rich repeat transmembrane neuronal protein 4, translated as MGSVMLGWRFSCLLVQAAVWLLLSKGERMCPASCRCESKLVYCESGVFQDIPENITTGCQGLSLRYNNLLVLMPYQFAHLNQLVWLYLDHNSISAVDVLAFHGVRRLKELIISSNKIAHLHNNTFSAIPNLRNLDLSYNKLQSLQPGHLFGLRKLQNLHLRSNGLKQITVRTFLECRSLEFLDLGYNRLRSLTRTTFLGLFRLKELHLEHNQFSRINFYIFPRLTNLQALYLQWNRIRAVSQGVPWTWPKLQKLDLSGNEIQTLDPLVFQSMPNLQTLNLESNKLRSVPVEAVAAWTSVTTIGLAGNAWDCRPNICPLMAWLRTLRDAKDISMICSSPKSTQGERVVDVVGNYSTCVDIMPTVDTTRAPVLLTSSPFVNVTPHRLLHGVTELALSESPGRTSPPSAIWPDKTDIQTVMPTAVSSSTPASLAPSTSSFPEIPFEHMAFHKIIAGTVALFLSVSLILLVIYVSWRHYPSTLRQLQQHSVKHKRRKKGRKQEQDLNSQLQEYYLSYHSNSETMDSLANEARPCTCTISGSIECEV; from the exons ATGG GTTCTGTGATGTTGGGCTGGAGGTTTTCATGTCTTCTGGTGCAGGCGGCTGTGTGGCTGCTGCTCAGCAAGGGGGAGAGGATGTGCCCAGCAAGTTGTCGCTGCGAAAGCAAGCTGGTCTACTGCGAATCAGGCGTTTTCCAAGACATTCCGGAGAATATCACCACGGGATGCCAAGGTCTGTCGCTACGCTATAACAACCTTCTGGTGCTGATGCCCTACCAGTTTGCGCATCTCAATCAACTTGTCTGGCTCTACTTGGACCACAATTCCATCAGTGCCGTGGACGTTTTAGCCTTCCACGGTGTGAGGAGGCTCAAAGAACTCATCATCAGCTCAAATAAAATAGCCCACCTGCACAACAACACATTCAGCGCCATTCCAAACCTGCGCAATTTGGATCTGTCTTACAACAAGCTCCAATCCCTCCAGCCGGGACATTTGTTTGGCCTGCGCAAGCTCCAGAATCTGCACCTTCGATCCAACGGACTAAAACAGATTACGGTCCGTACGTTTCTGGAATGCCGTAGCCTCGAGTTCCTGGATTTGGGATACAACCGGCTGCGGAGCCTCACCCGCACAACCTTTTTGGGACTGTTTCGCCTCAAAGAGCTTCATTTAGAGCACAATCAATTTTCTCGGattaatttctacattttcccGCGCCTCACCAACCTGCAGGCTCTTTATTTGCAATGGAACCGCATACGAGCCGTCAGCCAAGGCGTACCTTGGACCTGGCCCAAACTGCAGAAACTGGACCTTTCGGGGAATGAAATCCAAACGTTGGATCCCTTGGTTTTCCAGTCGATGCCAAATTTACAAACACTCAATCTGGAATCCAACAAGCTCAGGAGTGTGCCCGTGGAAgcggtggcggcgtggacttcagTGACCACCATCGGTTTGGCGGGGAACGCTTGGGACTGCAGGCCGAACATTTGCCCGCTCATGGCGTGGCTCAGGACCTTGAGAGATGCCAAAGACATCAGCATGATATGCAGCAGTCCAAAGTCTACGCAGGGGGAGAGGGTTGTGGACGTTGTGGGGAATTATTCCACCTGCGTAGACATCATGCCGACCGTGGACACTACCCGTGCTCCGGTTTTATTGACTTCAAGCCCCTTTGTGAACGTCACACCTCACCGTCTCTTGCACGGTGTCACGGAGCTAGCTCTCAGTGAGTCTCCTGGTCGGACCTCACCGCCTTCAGCCATCTGGCCTGATAAGACAGACATACAGACTGTGATGCCCACAGCCGTGAGCTCCTCAACGCCTGCCTCCCTCGCCCCTTCAACTTCATCCTTCCCAGAGATACCTTTTGAACATATGGCTTTCCATAAAATCATCGCAGGCACCGTAGCCCTGTTTTTGTCAGTGTCATTGATCCTGCTGGTTATTTATGTCTCCTGGAGACACTACCCCAGCACCCTGaggcaactgcagcagcactcAGTCAAACATAAGCGCAGGAAAAAAGGCCGGAAGCAGGAGCAGGACCTTAACTCCCAGTTGCAAGAGTACTACCTGAGCTACCATTCAAACTCGGAGACCATGGATTCGCTGGCGAATGAGGCAAGACCGTGCACGTGCACCATTTCAGGATCAATAGAATGTGAAGTATAA